A window from Deltaproteobacteria bacterium encodes these proteins:
- a CDS encoding ABC-F family ATP-binding cassette domain-containing protein encodes MSILLSVQNLKKTFGAKPLFEGLNFSIESGERIGLIGPNGAGKTSLLRILAGQSSPDTGELSVQRGLRIGFLEQVPQFNPGTTIESCLLEARSHGEDWEFLGRAQEYLSKLGLEDHQKLSEETPIANLSGGWKKRIALIRELLREPDLLLLDEPTNHLDIESILWLEDLLSHSNFATLTITHDRYFLQRVSDRILELDRQNPGGILSVKGNYADYLELKEQILANQQKQETVLRNTLRRETEWLRQGAKARTTKQQGRIKRAEVLKNTVEEISARNQTFTTQIDFQSSERHPKKLLEAKNISKTFGNHVLFKNLDLLLSPKTRLGLIGPNGCGKSSLLRVLCGEEVPDSGEIFHSEHLEIAYFEQNRESLDPETTLLRTLCPSGDQVEYRGNSVHIRGYLDRFLFRPEQMEMKVGKLSGGEQSRVLIARLMLRQANLLILDEPTNDLDLQTLNILQDCLLDFPGAILLVTHDRYFLSQVANKLLAFNPRKNGENIFFASLDQWEDWYEEEKKSLMQEKRDEKKNISKPEKSGSKKGKLTFKEQLELDGIEVKIQGLEAELEKVNRDLENPENVTNSSKLLELSQNISKTQEAMDDFYARWAELEKKRG; translated from the coding sequence ATGTCTATTTTACTTTCCGTACAAAATCTTAAAAAAACATTTGGCGCAAAACCTTTATTCGAAGGTCTGAACTTCAGCATCGAAAGCGGCGAACGCATTGGCTTAATTGGCCCCAACGGTGCTGGAAAAACCTCGCTGCTTCGAATTTTAGCGGGGCAGAGTAGCCCGGATACAGGTGAGCTGTCTGTACAACGTGGTTTGCGCATTGGTTTTTTGGAACAAGTTCCACAATTTAATCCAGGCACTACCATCGAATCCTGTCTTCTGGAAGCCCGCAGCCACGGTGAAGATTGGGAATTTTTAGGGCGCGCTCAGGAATACCTTTCGAAATTAGGCTTGGAAGATCATCAAAAATTATCTGAAGAGACCCCCATCGCCAATCTTTCTGGAGGATGGAAAAAACGCATTGCGCTCATTCGCGAGCTGCTGCGAGAGCCTGATTTGCTGTTATTGGATGAACCCACCAATCATCTGGATATCGAAAGTATTTTGTGGCTGGAGGATCTGCTCTCTCACTCCAACTTTGCGACACTCACCATCACGCATGACCGCTATTTTTTGCAGCGGGTGAGCGACAGAATTTTGGAATTGGATCGGCAAAATCCCGGTGGTATCTTGAGTGTCAAAGGAAACTATGCCGATTATTTGGAACTCAAAGAACAAATTTTAGCCAATCAACAAAAGCAAGAAACGGTGCTGCGCAACACGCTTAGACGCGAAACCGAATGGCTACGCCAAGGCGCCAAGGCGCGTACCACCAAACAACAGGGGCGCATCAAGCGTGCGGAGGTTTTAAAAAATACCGTCGAAGAAATTTCGGCACGCAATCAAACTTTTACGACACAAATTGATTTTCAATCCAGCGAACGGCATCCCAAAAAATTACTCGAAGCGAAAAACATCTCCAAAACTTTTGGAAATCATGTCTTGTTTAAAAATCTGGATCTGCTTTTAAGCCCCAAAACTCGCCTGGGACTCATAGGTCCCAATGGCTGCGGAAAATCCAGCCTGCTGCGGGTTTTATGTGGGGAAGAGGTTCCAGACAGCGGAGAAATATTTCATTCCGAACACCTGGAGATTGCCTACTTTGAACAAAATCGCGAAAGTCTGGATCCTGAAACCACTTTGCTGCGAACCCTTTGCCCGAGTGGAGATCAAGTGGAATACCGCGGAAACTCCGTGCATATTCGAGGTTATCTCGATCGCTTTCTCTTTCGACCGGAACAAATGGAAATGAAGGTGGGCAAGCTTTCCGGCGGAGAACAAAGCCGCGTACTCATTGCCCGCCTGATGTTGCGCCAAGCCAATTTGCTGATTTTGGATGAACCCACCAACGATTTGGATTTGCAGACTTTGAATATTTTGCAAGATTGCCTGCTCGATTTTCCGGGTGCCATTTTACTCGTCACCCACGATCGCTATTTTTTAAGCCAGGTGGCCAATAAACTGCTGGCGTTTAATCCCAGAAAAAACGGAGAGAACATCTTCTTTGCCTCGCTGGATCAATGGGAAGACTGGTATGAGGAAGAAAAAAAATCCTTGATGCAGGAAAAACGAGACGAAAAGAAAAATATTTCCAAGCCCGAAAAATCGGGTTCTAAAAAAGGAAAGCTGACTTTCAAAGAACAATTGGAGCTTGATGGTATAGAGGTCAAAATTCAGGGCTTGGAAGCAGAGCTTGAAAAAGTGAATCGCGATCTGGAAAATCCGGAGAATGTTACAAACTCCAGCAAACTTTTAGAGCTTAGTCAGAATATATCGAAAACGCAGGAAGCAATGGATGATTTCTATGCCCGCTGGGCGGAATTGGAGAAAAAAAGAGGTTAG
- a CDS encoding type II toxin-antitoxin system RelE/ParE family toxin has protein sequence MSYRIEISRVVRKQLEKIQKSDRLEIEKEILKLSENPRPHAVKKMKGEENVYRIRVGDYRVMYEIFDHVLRVIVIKVAHRREVYR, from the coding sequence ATGAGTTATAGAATCGAAATTTCCAGAGTTGTTCGAAAGCAGCTTGAAAAAATACAAAAAAGTGATCGCTTGGAAATTGAAAAAGAAATTTTAAAATTGTCTGAGAACCCACGACCACACGCCGTGAAGAAAATGAAGGGTGAGGAAAATGTTTATCGTATTCGGGTTGGAGATTATCGAGTGATGTATGAAATTTTTGATCACGTGTTGAGGGTGATAGTCATCAAAGTAGCGCATAGACGCGAGGTTTATAGGTAA
- a CDS encoding 6-phosphofructokinase gives MKIAVLTGGGDCPGLNAAIRAIAKSAWAEGDEVHGILEGWAGLAKRKSILLSHKKISGLLTLGGTILGTARINPLKSEKSIQAAEKYFREQKFDALLSIGGEGTLQIAAEFYRRGMPVICIPKTIDNDTWGTDYSIGFDTAVQIATEAIDRLHTTAESHQRVMIVEVMGRHAGWIALYSGIAGGADAILIPEKVFPIIRLCDIVKARAKRGRKFSIFVVSEDAKIELEGKKILETPSTRDEYGDIKLGGIGEALATELRRRSNSEVRVTVLGHVQRGGTPTAFDRILATRLGVKAVELARKKDFGKLVVLSGNEIQTLPIQKSAGKVKQVDAELQKVAEVFFG, from the coding sequence ATGAAAATAGCCGTTCTCACCGGAGGGGGCGATTGCCCTGGTTTAAATGCGGCCATTCGCGCCATTGCAAAATCTGCCTGGGCCGAGGGAGATGAGGTGCATGGCATCTTGGAGGGCTGGGCGGGTTTGGCAAAGAGAAAATCCATTCTTTTGAGCCATAAAAAAATCTCAGGGCTTCTGACTTTGGGTGGCACTATCCTCGGTACGGCGCGCATCAATCCTTTAAAATCTGAAAAAAGTATTCAAGCGGCAGAAAAATATTTTCGTGAGCAGAAGTTCGATGCGCTGCTGAGTATTGGCGGTGAAGGCACCTTGCAGATTGCGGCGGAGTTTTATCGTCGTGGAATGCCGGTGATTTGTATCCCCAAAACTATCGACAACGACACCTGGGGGACGGATTACAGTATCGGTTTTGATACGGCGGTGCAAATTGCTACCGAAGCCATTGACCGTTTGCACACCACAGCAGAGTCTCATCAGCGGGTGATGATTGTCGAAGTGATGGGTCGACATGCAGGTTGGATTGCCCTCTACTCAGGGATTGCGGGAGGTGCGGACGCCATCTTGATTCCCGAAAAAGTTTTTCCCATTATTAGGTTGTGCGACATTGTGAAGGCTCGTGCAAAGCGTGGGCGGAAATTCAGTATTTTTGTGGTTTCTGAAGATGCAAAAATAGAGCTGGAAGGGAAAAAGATTTTAGAGACGCCTTCCACTCGAGACGAATACGGAGATATTAAACTGGGAGGCATTGGAGAGGCCTTGGCGACTGAGTTGAGACGGAGAAGTAACTCCGAAGTAAGAGTCACGGTTTTGGGTCATGTGCAACGGGGTGGCACCCCCACCGCGTTCGACCGCATCTTGGCCACGCGCCTGGGTGTGAAGGCGGTGGAGCTGGCGAGAAAAAAAGATTTTGGAAAATTGGTGGTGCTCTCCGGAAATGAAATCCAAACCCTACCCATTCAAAAATCGGCTGGTAAAGTGAAGCAAGTGGATGCGGAGCTTCAAAAAGTGGCGGAGGTGTTTTTTGGTTAG
- a CDS encoding DUF433 domain-containing protein, giving the protein MKFTRITSNPNQMGGVPCIRKLRIPVATVVGMFAEGMSNEEILKYYPDLTQEDILESLKFAAEALQEREIPLHH; this is encoded by the coding sequence ATGAAATTCACACGAATTACCAGTAATCCAAACCAAATGGGAGGAGTCCCTTGCATACGTAAACTGCGTATTCCTGTGGCAACTGTTGTCGGAATGTTTGCAGAGGGAATGAGTAACGAAGAAATTCTTAAATATTATCCAGATCTCACTCAAGAAGATATTTTGGAATCTCTTAAATTTGCCGCAGAAGCCCTTCAGGAAAGAGAAATACCTCTTCATCACTAG
- a CDS encoding DUF5615 family PIN-like protein, with amino-acid sequence MKFLIDNCLSPYLAEALSNLEHDAVHVREYNLHQAEDLVILQRAILEERIIISADTDFSTILALNILEKPSLILFKKNSPRHPKEQIKLLSNYLEKFSNELKEGSIVIFEEERIRIRKLPILH; translated from the coding sequence ATGAAATTTTTAATTGATAATTGTCTTTCGCCCTATTTGGCAGAGGCTTTAAGTAATTTAGAACATGATGCAGTTCATGTTAGGGAATATAATCTACATCAAGCAGAAGATTTAGTAATTCTTCAACGAGCTATCCTGGAAGAAAGAATTATTATCTCCGCCGATACTGATTTCTCAACAATCCTGGCATTAAATATTCTCGAAAAACCTTCTCTTATTTTATTTAAGAAAAACTCTCCACGTCATCCCAAAGAACAAATTAAACTTCTTTCAAATTACTTAGAAAAATTCTCAAACGAATTGAAAGAAGGTTCAATTGTCATCTTCGAAGAAGAGCGTATTCGTATCAGAAAATTGCCTATTCTTCATTAA